A window of the Planococcus citri chromosome 4, ihPlaCitr1.1, whole genome shotgun sequence genome harbors these coding sequences:
- the LOC135842570 gene encoding phosphatidylinositol-3-phosphatase SAC1-like isoform X2, with the protein MEINDMKTYKLYDCLNLYSTPESYYLQPTENESVLLHIDRVTEEMSLQTNNGQIPPLAEMQTIYGVLGRIRLVSGFYLVVITNRKHIGQVSGHDIWQIGDVDLIQFMKTSHYSNLKQDEWNNDYHSMLVSILSTSHLYYSYTYDITHTLQRLKATSPDFLNIPLFKRADPRFVWNGYLLDQFCITPDLHKFCVPIIHGFVSINSYTFEYEGINEKKTIRLALIARRSCRRAGTRLYRRGIDSDGNVANFVETEQIVEYDGAQNSFVQIRGSIPLFWHQYPNLKLKPKPTIIPDENHLEACSKHVEELTEKYGDVVMINLIDQRGPESKLQVKFKNVIEELQNKKIRYEAYDFHNECKNMKWDKLNALIDNLSNEQDRFNYFSMNKDRKTISLQEGIFRTNCIDCLNRTNVVQSLIAWRSLTLMLQQLELLNPNKPIKREVQFYRMFQNIWADHADYISIQYSGTGALKTDYTRTGQRTKRGALNDVANSLLRYYKNNLKDGFRQDSIDLLLGNYKIKVGEGVTEKCQLDTVRFRTYQTFVLLMAIAMLVSHIIFPSGNRPPLTQT; encoded by the exons atggAAATTAACGACATGAAAACGTACAAACTATATGACTGCTTGAATTT ATATTCAACACCTGAAAGTTACTACTTACAACCAACTGAAAATGAATCCGTATTGCTTCACATCGATCGGGTTACTGAAGAAATGTCGTTACAAA CTAATAACGGCCAAATTCCACCACTGGCCGAGATGCAAACCATATACGGTGTTTTGGGCAGAATTCGATTAGTCTCTGGTTTCTATCTGGTAGTTATCACAAATCGTAAACATATTGGTCAGGTATCCGGTCATGATATTTGGCAGATTGGAGATGTAGATTTGATACAATTTATGAAAACTTCGCATTATTCAAATCTAAAGCAG GATGAATGGAACAATGATTACCACAGTATGTTGGTTAGTATATTGAGTACTTCACATCTATACTATTCATATACTTATGATATTACTCATACTTTGCAAAGATTAAAAGCTACTTCGCCAGATTTCCTCAAC atTCCATTGTTTAAGAGAGCAGATCCTCGATTTGTATGGAACGGATATCTATTGGATCAGTTTTGTATTACTCCAGATCTTCATAAATTTTGCGTGCCAATTATACACGGAT TCGTTTCGATAAATTCTTATACATTCGAATACGAAGGTATCAACGAGAAGAAAACTATTCGGTTGGCTTTGATTGCTAGACGAAGTTGT CGTCGTGCTGGAACTCGATTGTATAGAAGGGGTATAGATTCTGATGGTAACGTGGCTAATTTTGTAGAAACTGAACAAATCGTGGAGTACGATGGAGCTCAAAACTCCTTTGTTCAG ATTCGAGGTTCGATTCCATTGTTTTGGCACCAGTAtcctaatttaaaattaaagcCGAAACCGACCATAATTCCGGACGAAAATCATTTAGAAGCTTGTTCTAAACATGTCGAAGAACTTACAGAAAAATACGGCGATGTTGTTATGATTAATTTG ATTGATCAAAGAGGTCCTGAAAGCAAACTAcaagtgaaattcaaaaatgtcatcgaagaacttcaaaataaaaaaattag ATATGAAGCGTATGACTTCCATAACGAATGTAAAAACATGAAGTGGGACAAACTTAACGCCTTAATCGATAATTTATCTAACGAACAAGATCGATTCAATTACTTCTCGATGAATAAAGACAGAAAAACTATTTCATTGCAAGAGGGAATCTTCAGAACGAATTGTATAGACTGCCTCAACCGTACTAATGTTGTTCAAAGTCTCATTGCCTGGAGGAGTTTAACCCTAATGCTACAA CAATTAGAACTGTTAAATCCAAACAAACCGATAAAACGTGAAGTACAGTTTTACCGTATGTTTCAAAACATTTGGGCTGATCATGCAGATTACATTTCGATACAGTACTCTGGTACAGGAGCATTAAAAACTGACTATACTAGGACAGGACAAAGAACGAAGCGAGGTGCTTTGAACGATGTTGCTAATTCGTTGCTTCggtattataaaaataatcttAAAGATGGCTTTAGACAG GATTCCATTGATTTATTATTAGGCAATTATAAAATCAAAGTAGGCGAAGGGGTTACAGAAAAGTGTCAGTTGGATACGGTCCGATTTCGAACATATCAAACA TTCGTATTATTGATGGCCATCGCTATGCTT GTTTCACATATTATATTTCCATCAG GCAACCGGCCCCCGCTCACCCAGACATAG
- the LOC135842570 gene encoding phosphatidylinositol-3-phosphatase SAC1-like isoform X1 — protein MEINDMKTYKLYDCLNLYSTPESYYLQPTENESVLLHIDRVTEEMSLQTNNGQIPPLAEMQTIYGVLGRIRLVSGFYLVVITNRKHIGQVSGHDIWQIGDVDLIQFMKTSHYSNLKQDEWNNDYHSMLVSILSTSHLYYSYTYDITHTLQRLKATSPDFLNIPLFKRADPRFVWNGYLLDQFCITPDLHKFCVPIIHGFVSINSYTFEYEGINEKKTIRLALIARRSCRRAGTRLYRRGIDSDGNVANFVETEQIVEYDGAQNSFVQIRGSIPLFWHQYPNLKLKPKPTIIPDENHLEACSKHVEELTEKYGDVVMINLIDQRGPESKLQVKFKNVIEELQNKKIRYEAYDFHNECKNMKWDKLNALIDNLSNEQDRFNYFSMNKDRKTISLQEGIFRTNCIDCLNRTNVVQSLIAWRSLTLMLQQLELLNPNKPIKREVQFYRMFQNIWADHADYISIQYSGTGALKTDYTRTGQRTKRGALNDVANSLLRYYKNNLKDGFRQDSIDLLLGNYKIKVGEGVTEKCQLDTVRFRTYQTFVLLMAIAMLVSHIIFPSELSTSTWLFLILCDVISFAALCVAIYYSDEFVDHPKLCPLDLKQRSEAET, from the exons atggAAATTAACGACATGAAAACGTACAAACTATATGACTGCTTGAATTT ATATTCAACACCTGAAAGTTACTACTTACAACCAACTGAAAATGAATCCGTATTGCTTCACATCGATCGGGTTACTGAAGAAATGTCGTTACAAA CTAATAACGGCCAAATTCCACCACTGGCCGAGATGCAAACCATATACGGTGTTTTGGGCAGAATTCGATTAGTCTCTGGTTTCTATCTGGTAGTTATCACAAATCGTAAACATATTGGTCAGGTATCCGGTCATGATATTTGGCAGATTGGAGATGTAGATTTGATACAATTTATGAAAACTTCGCATTATTCAAATCTAAAGCAG GATGAATGGAACAATGATTACCACAGTATGTTGGTTAGTATATTGAGTACTTCACATCTATACTATTCATATACTTATGATATTACTCATACTTTGCAAAGATTAAAAGCTACTTCGCCAGATTTCCTCAAC atTCCATTGTTTAAGAGAGCAGATCCTCGATTTGTATGGAACGGATATCTATTGGATCAGTTTTGTATTACTCCAGATCTTCATAAATTTTGCGTGCCAATTATACACGGAT TCGTTTCGATAAATTCTTATACATTCGAATACGAAGGTATCAACGAGAAGAAAACTATTCGGTTGGCTTTGATTGCTAGACGAAGTTGT CGTCGTGCTGGAACTCGATTGTATAGAAGGGGTATAGATTCTGATGGTAACGTGGCTAATTTTGTAGAAACTGAACAAATCGTGGAGTACGATGGAGCTCAAAACTCCTTTGTTCAG ATTCGAGGTTCGATTCCATTGTTTTGGCACCAGTAtcctaatttaaaattaaagcCGAAACCGACCATAATTCCGGACGAAAATCATTTAGAAGCTTGTTCTAAACATGTCGAAGAACTTACAGAAAAATACGGCGATGTTGTTATGATTAATTTG ATTGATCAAAGAGGTCCTGAAAGCAAACTAcaagtgaaattcaaaaatgtcatcgaagaacttcaaaataaaaaaattag ATATGAAGCGTATGACTTCCATAACGAATGTAAAAACATGAAGTGGGACAAACTTAACGCCTTAATCGATAATTTATCTAACGAACAAGATCGATTCAATTACTTCTCGATGAATAAAGACAGAAAAACTATTTCATTGCAAGAGGGAATCTTCAGAACGAATTGTATAGACTGCCTCAACCGTACTAATGTTGTTCAAAGTCTCATTGCCTGGAGGAGTTTAACCCTAATGCTACAA CAATTAGAACTGTTAAATCCAAACAAACCGATAAAACGTGAAGTACAGTTTTACCGTATGTTTCAAAACATTTGGGCTGATCATGCAGATTACATTTCGATACAGTACTCTGGTACAGGAGCATTAAAAACTGACTATACTAGGACAGGACAAAGAACGAAGCGAGGTGCTTTGAACGATGTTGCTAATTCGTTGCTTCggtattataaaaataatcttAAAGATGGCTTTAGACAG GATTCCATTGATTTATTATTAGGCAATTATAAAATCAAAGTAGGCGAAGGGGTTACAGAAAAGTGTCAGTTGGATACGGTCCGATTTCGAACATATCAAACA TTCGTATTATTGATGGCCATCGCTATGCTT GTTTCACATATTATATTTCCATCAG AACTTTCCACGAGTACCTGGTTATTCCTGATTTTGTGCGATGTTATTTCGTTTGCAGCATTATGCGTGGCTATTTACTATAGTGACGAATTTGTTGACCATCCGAAGCTTTGCCCGTTAGATTTGAAGCAGAGATCGGAAGCTGAAACATAA